In Candidatus Nealsonbacteria bacterium DGGOD1a, one DNA window encodes the following:
- a CDS encoding N-acetyl sugar amidotransferase: protein MAQERKYQICSRCVMDTSDPGIIFDEQGVCNNCKSYFERVARELHYDEKGRQKLRAVAQKIAAAGKGKDYDCIIGVSGGVDSSFVAYHVKRLGLRPLAVHLDNGWDSELAVDNIERILRKMDIDLYTKVLDWEEFKDLQLSFFKSSLVDCEIPTDHAIMATLYREARARKIKYIITGSNLVTEAVMPIGWARFKIDWRLIKSIQKMYGGKALKTFPHISLVDLAYATLIDGIKAFPLLNYVEYDKEKAKQILVEKFGWKDYGGKHYESVYTRFYQGYILPKKFGIDKRRAHFSALICAGQIARADALEFLKSDPYADKKMSFRDKEYVIKKFGITPDEFEAIMRLPARDYNDFPNDYRFYNALKGVVKFGKRVATIN from the coding sequence ATGGCACAGGAAAGAAAATACCAAATTTGTTCCCGGTGCGTTATGGATACCAGCGATCCGGGCATTATTTTTGACGAACAGGGCGTTTGCAACAATTGCAAAAGCTATTTTGAGCGCGTTGCCCGAGAGCTTCATTATGACGAAAAGGGGCGGCAAAAATTGCGCGCAGTGGCGCAAAAGATCGCGGCCGCCGGGAAAGGCAAAGATTATGATTGTATCATTGGCGTTAGCGGCGGGGTGGACAGCTCTTTTGTCGCTTATCATGTCAAGCGGTTGGGCTTGAGGCCTTTGGCGGTTCATCTGGACAATGGTTGGGATTCCGAATTGGCGGTGGACAACATCGAGAGAATTCTTAGGAAAATGGATATTGATCTTTACACAAAAGTGCTTGATTGGGAGGAATTCAAAGACTTGCAGTTGTCGTTTTTCAAATCGTCTCTCGTTGATTGCGAAATTCCCACCGATCACGCGATTATGGCCACGCTTTACCGCGAAGCGCGCGCTCGAAAAATAAAATATATTATCACCGGCAGCAACCTCGTCACGGAAGCGGTGATGCCCATTGGCTGGGCGCGTTTTAAAATTGATTGGCGGCTGATTAAAAGTATCCAAAAGATGTATGGCGGCAAAGCATTGAAAACATTTCCTCACATAAGCTTGGTTGACCTTGCATACGCGACTCTAATCGATGGTATTAAAGCTTTTCCGCTTTTGAATTATGTTGAATACGATAAAGAAAAGGCCAAACAGATACTTGTTGAAAAATTTGGATGGAAAGATTATGGCGGAAAGCATTATGAATCGGTTTACACAAGATTTTATCAAGGTTATATTTTGCCCAAAAAATTCGGCATCGACAAGCGCCGGGCGCATTTTTCGGCGCTCATCTGCGCCGGCCAAATAGCGCGCGCGGATGCGTTGGAATTTTTGAAATCGGATCCTTACGCCGACAAAAAAATGAGTTTCCGGGACAAGGAATATGTGATAAAGAAATTCGGCATAACGCCGGATGAATTCGAAGCGATTATGCGTTTGCCGGCTAGAGATTATAATGATTTTCCCAACGATTATCGATTTTATAATGCGTTGAAAGGAGTAGTCAAATTCGGCAAGCGGGTCGCAACCATTAACTAA
- a CDS encoding AglZ/HisF2 family acetamidino modification protein, giving the protein MLLTRIIPVLLLKGGGLVKTIKFKDSVYIGDPINAVKIFNEKEVDELVFLDIEAAKLAKPVDYKKISEITNECFMPLCYGGGLDSVDQMKQIFSLGAEKAAINSSAFKNPALIKDAALVFGSQSVVVSIDAKKNFFGKYEVMTRGGSEGTGKGVVEWAEECARLGAGEILLNSIDRDGTMVGYDIELINKVSGSVSIPVIACGGAGKNSDFAAALEAGASAVAAGSLFVFYGKNRAVLIKYPVHPGFGMNGDNADK; this is encoded by the coding sequence ATGTTGTTGACAAGAATTATTCCGGTACTGCTTCTCAAGGGCGGCGGGCTGGTCAAAACGATAAAATTCAAGGATTCGGTTTATATCGGCGATCCGATCAACGCGGTGAAAATTTTCAACGAAAAAGAAGTTGACGAGCTTGTTTTTTTGGATATTGAAGCGGCGAAACTTGCGAAACCGGTTGATTACAAAAAAATTTCGGAAATTACCAACGAATGTTTTATGCCGCTTTGTTACGGCGGCGGTCTCGATTCGGTGGATCAAATGAAACAGATTTTTTCTTTGGGCGCGGAAAAGGCGGCGATAAATTCATCCGCCTTTAAAAATCCGGCCTTGATCAAAGACGCGGCGTTGGTTTTTGGCAGTCAGAGCGTGGTCGTTTCGATTGACGCCAAAAAAAATTTTTTCGGAAAATATGAAGTTATGACGCGCGGCGGATCGGAAGGAACCGGAAAGGGAGTTGTTGAATGGGCCGAGGAATGCGCGCGGCTGGGCGCGGGAGAAATATTGCTCAACTCTATTGATCGCGACGGTACTATGGTAGGATATGATATTGAGCTCATCAACAAGGTGAGCGGTTCGGTTTCGATTCCGGTGATTGCTTGCGGCGGCGCGGGGAAAAATTCCGATTTCGCGGCGGCGCTGGAGGCGGGCGCCAGCGCGGTTGCCGCGGGGAGCCTGTTTGTTTTTTATGGAAAAAATCGGGCGGTTTTGATTAAATATCCGGTTCATCCCGGATTTGGAATGAACGGCGACAATGCCGATAAGTAA
- the hisH gene encoding imidazole glycerol phosphate synthase subunit HisH, whose product MITIVDYGMGNPRSMANMLKHIGFEAKVTSDIGEIAAAEKLILPGVGAFDAGMDQLDRTGLTKVLNGKALEEKTPILGICLGMQLFTRESEEGKRKGLGWIAAKTVKFNFDELRDGKLKIPHMGWNTVNLKKESKLFSGLEKEARFYFVHSYHLVCDDARDAVAATNHGYDFVSAVEYGNILGVQFHPEKSHKFGMRLLKNFAELY is encoded by the coding sequence ATGATAACAATTGTTGATTATGGAATGGGAAATCCGCGGTCGATGGCCAATATGCTCAAGCACATCGGTTTTGAGGCAAAAGTTACTTCGGATATCGGCGAAATCGCGGCGGCGGAGAAATTGATTCTTCCCGGGGTGGGCGCGTTTGATGCCGGTATGGATCAGCTTGATCGGACGGGGCTAACCAAGGTTCTTAACGGGAAGGCGCTTGAAGAAAAGACTCCAATTTTGGGGATATGCTTGGGTATGCAGTTGTTTACGCGCGAAAGCGAAGAGGGCAAAAGAAAAGGATTGGGTTGGATTGCCGCGAAAACGGTAAAATTTAATTTCGACGAGTTAAGGGACGGCAAATTAAAGATTCCCCATATGGGTTGGAACACGGTTAATTTGAAAAAAGAAAGCAAGCTTTTTTCGGGACTCGAAAAAGAAGCAAGGTTCTATTTTGTTCATTCTTACCATTTGGTATGCGATGACGCGCGCGACGCGGTTGCGGCGACGAATCACGGTTATGATTTTGTTTCGGCGGTTGAATATGGTAATATCCTGGGAGTCCAATTTCATCCGGAAAAAAGCCACAAATTCGGGATGCGCTTGTTGAAAAATTTCGCCGAATTATACTAA
- a CDS encoding flippase: MSYKKFTKDVAIMAMVQLFYALEGIIILPIITKLMGAENYGVWTQLQVTITLAVSLLTLGLPYTLVRFLAGEKNKKNIQDGIWSSLALVCVISIIAAIILNIFPEPVSYFFGQKKIFAVLLAVILLFSGLNEILFNIFRAFQQIKKYAFFFIFQILAEIILVSLTLFWTHDILNAILSLLAARLLTFFIMISLVIKKIGVTIPRFLRIKDYLTFGLPLIPGNLATWIVQSSNRYLIGIFLGTVYVGYYAPANMLSNAIALFAAPLSFALPAKLSELYDGNRAEEVKKYLLCSLKYFLLLCIPSVFGLSVLSRPILDLFSTPEISQNSYYIVPFVALAMLFSGIYAIISQIISLLKKTHITSAIWLAASLANIGLNFLFIPKMGILGAAITTLITYALVLAATSYYVLRNFSVEIDWKFISKSFLAATIMSFFLIYFSPHTAISAIITIGAGALIYGVLIISFGGIDKKEIDSLKNIFKL; encoded by the coding sequence ATGTCTTATAAAAAATTCACCAAAGATGTGGCGATTATGGCCATGGTACAGCTTTTTTATGCGCTGGAAGGAATAATCATCCTGCCCATTATAACAAAATTAATGGGAGCTGAAAATTACGGCGTTTGGACACAACTCCAAGTCACCATTACCCTCGCCGTTTCCCTTTTAACCTTAGGATTGCCATATACGCTAGTTAGATTCTTGGCCGGAGAAAAAAATAAAAAAAACATTCAAGACGGCATCTGGTCATCGTTGGCATTGGTTTGCGTAATATCCATTATCGCGGCTATTATACTGAATATTTTTCCCGAGCCTGTGTCTTATTTTTTCGGACAAAAAAAAATTTTTGCGGTCTTGCTGGCGGTCATCTTGCTATTCTCCGGTTTAAATGAAATTTTATTCAACATCTTCCGCGCCTTTCAGCAAATCAAGAAGTATGCTTTCTTTTTTATCTTCCAAATATTGGCAGAAATAATTTTGGTTTCTTTAACGCTTTTTTGGACTCACGACATACTAAACGCAATCCTTTCTCTTCTGGCGGCCCGTTTATTGACTTTTTTTATAATGATTTCTTTGGTTATAAAGAAAATCGGCGTGACTATCCCCCGTTTTTTAAGAATAAAAGACTATCTGACTTTCGGATTGCCGCTAATCCCCGGCAATCTTGCGACATGGATCGTTCAATCAAGCAATCGCTATTTAATCGGAATTTTTTTAGGAACCGTTTATGTTGGTTACTATGCACCCGCCAATATGCTCAGCAACGCAATCGCGTTATTCGCCGCTCCGTTAAGTTTCGCGTTACCCGCTAAATTATCCGAGCTTTATGATGGAAACAGGGCTGAAGAAGTCAAAAAATATCTTTTGTGTTCTTTAAAATATTTTCTATTGTTGTGTATTCCATCAGTATTCGGATTATCGGTTTTGTCCCGTCCGATCCTTGATCTTTTTTCAACGCCGGAAATTTCGCAAAATTCTTATTATATAGTTCCGTTTGTCGCGCTTGCCATGTTATTTTCCGGCATCTACGCGATCATTTCGCAGATTATCTCGCTTCTCAAGAAAACCCACATTACAAGCGCGATATGGCTAGCCGCTTCTTTAGCCAATATCGGATTGAATTTTTTATTCATACCCAAAATGGGAATTCTTGGAGCAGCCATAACAACTCTCATCACCTACGCATTGGTGTTGGCCGCGACCAGTTATTATGTTTTACGAAATTTTTCCGTAGAAATTGATTGGAAATTCATCTCAAAAAGCTTCCTGGCGGCGACGATAATGTCTTTTTTTCTAATATATTTTTCCCCCCATACCGCGATCTCGGCAATAATAACAATAGGCGCGGGCGCCCTGATCTATGGAGTTTTAATTATTTCGTTTGGGGGTATTGATAAAAAAGAAATCGACTCGCTAAAAAACATATTTAAACTATAA
- a CDS encoding DegT/DnrJ/EryC1/StrS family aminotransferase translates to MKTIPLSNPDITRKEIDLINQVLSTSTLSIGPRIKEFEQKVADYIGVKHAIAVNSGTSGLHLCVRSLGIKDGDEVITTPFSFIASANCVIFERAIPVFVDIDPRTLCIDPEKIEEKITSKTKAILPVHVFGHPCDMEKIMFIAKKHNLAVIEDACEAIGAEYKNKKVGSFGDCAVMAFYPNKQITTAEGGMVLTDNDNIACLCRSMRNQGRSDGGAWLSHTMLGYNYRMSELSAALGVAQIGRIGEILEKRENVARRYSDRLKNMKCVRIPYVSIDTKMSWFVYVIKLDDKLFSREQRDTVIKRLAVEGISCNNYFPAIHMEPFYAKLFSYRENDFPITEKVSGSTIALPFYNNLAGDDIDYVCDNLGKILCSAR, encoded by the coding sequence TTGAAAACGATACCTCTTTCGAACCCCGATATTACCCGCAAGGAGATTGATTTGATAAACCAAGTCCTTTCCACTTCAACTTTAAGCATTGGGCCCAGGATAAAAGAATTTGAACAGAAAGTTGCCGATTATATCGGCGTTAAGCATGCAATAGCGGTAAACAGCGGTACCAGCGGTTTGCACTTATGCGTGAGAAGCTTGGGTATCAAAGACGGCGATGAAGTGATTACAACGCCTTTCAGTTTTATTGCGTCGGCAAACTGCGTTATTTTTGAAAGAGCCATACCGGTATTTGTTGATATCGATCCGCGCACTTTATGCATAGACCCGGAAAAAATTGAAGAAAAGATTACTTCGAAAACCAAAGCCATATTGCCGGTGCATGTATTTGGCCATCCTTGCGATATGGAAAAAATTATGTTTATCGCCAAAAAACATAATCTGGCGGTGATCGAAGATGCTTGCGAAGCGATCGGCGCGGAATATAAAAACAAAAAAGTGGGATCATTCGGCGATTGCGCCGTTATGGCGTTTTATCCTAACAAGCAGATAACAACCGCCGAAGGCGGTATGGTTTTGACCGATAACGATAATATCGCGTGTTTGTGCCGGAGTATGAGAAATCAAGGTCGGAGCGATGGCGGCGCTTGGCTTTCGCACACGATGCTTGGATATAATTACCGTATGAGCGAATTGAGTGCGGCGCTGGGAGTGGCCCAGATCGGCAGAATAGGCGAGATATTGGAAAAACGGGAAAATGTGGCAAGGCGTTATAGCGATCGGCTGAAAAATATGAAATGCGTGAGAATTCCCTATGTTTCCATAGATACTAAAATGAGTTGGTTTGTTTATGTTATCAAACTTGACGATAAGTTATTTTCCCGAGAACAAAGGGACACGGTTATAAAGAGATTGGCGGTGGAAGGTATTTCTTGCAACAATTATTTTCCCGCAATCCATATGGAGCCTTTTTACGCAAAACTTTTTTCATACCGCGAAAATGATTTTCCAATTACCGAGAAGGTTTCCGGTTCAACGATTGCATTGCCTTTTTATAACAATTTGGCGGGAGACGATATCGATTATGTTTGCGATAATTTGGGAAAAATTTTATGTTCGGCGCGATAA
- a CDS encoding acyltransferase, whose protein sequence is MEQRFENWKYPQIKEGKPTKYNWVVQHKNNLSLGFGSDIGAFTYINAKNGVVIGETVQVGSHCSIYSVSTIDNKEGRVTLKKNCKIGSHSMVMPGVTVGENSTVGAFSFVNEDIPDNVIAAGIPARVMKPVS, encoded by the coding sequence ATGGAGCAAAGATTTGAAAATTGGAAATATCCTCAGATTAAGGAAGGCAAACCCACGAAATACAATTGGGTTGTTCAGCATAAAAATAATTTGTCGCTTGGTTTTGGTTCGGATATCGGGGCATTTACCTACATTAACGCCAAAAACGGGGTTGTTATCGGTGAAACGGTACAGGTCGGGTCGCATTGCTCAATCTATTCCGTATCGACGATTGACAACAAGGAAGGAAGGGTGACTCTGAAAAAAAATTGCAAAATAGGATCCCATTCCATGGTGATGCCGGGTGTTACCGTGGGGGAGAATTCCACCGTTGGCGCTTTTAGTTTTGTGAATGAAGATATTCCGGATAATGTGATTGCGGCTGGCATTCCCGCGCGGGTGATGAAGCCGGTAAGTTGA
- the neuC gene encoding UDP-N-acetylglucosamine 2-epimerase, with amino-acid sequence MEKEKRKILYISGTRADYGLMKETLFSVQRCPGISVEIAATGMHLMKEFGSTIKEIKKDGFKVHRFLATYQKDNRISMAKFIGLFIDQLSKKISRIKPDIILIMGDRAEMLGAAVVGVYAGIPVAHVHGGDISSTVDEISRHAITKLSHIHFPATKKSAQRIVKMGENLSRVFIAGAPGLDEILNDELCAPETLEKKYSLNFSQPVLMVLQHPATSGEDAPNQMKETMEAILETGCQTMVIYPNSDAGGRKMIKVIENYRKYPFIKIFKNLDRKDFLSLMKFSRVLIGNSSSGIIEAPLFHLPVINLGERQEGRERSENIIDTVCKKNEIIKAIKTVLSDKAFLKKIKRCGSPYGNGFAGVKIAQVLAHIPINQALLQKKIIY; translated from the coding sequence ATGGAAAAAGAAAAAAGAAAAATTTTATATATATCCGGAACGAGGGCGGATTATGGTTTGATGAAGGAAACGCTTTTCTCGGTTCAAAGGTGCCCGGGAATCTCGGTTGAGATTGCCGCCACTGGAATGCACTTGATGAAGGAGTTCGGGAGCACGATCAAGGAAATTAAAAAAGACGGATTCAAAGTCCATAGGTTTTTGGCGACATATCAAAAAGACAATCGCATATCCATGGCAAAATTCATCGGATTGTTTATCGATCAACTGTCCAAAAAAATAAGCCGGATAAAACCCGATATTATATTGATTATGGGTGACCGGGCCGAGATGTTGGGAGCGGCGGTTGTTGGGGTATATGCGGGAATTCCTGTCGCCCATGTACATGGCGGAGATATCAGTTCGACGGTGGACGAAATAAGCCGTCACGCGATTACGAAACTGTCTCATATTCATTTTCCCGCCACTAAAAAATCGGCGCAAAGAATAGTAAAAATGGGGGAGAACTTAAGCCGGGTGTTTATCGCGGGCGCCCCCGGTTTGGACGAAATTTTAAATGATGAATTGTGCGCGCCCGAAACGCTGGAAAAAAAATACAGTTTGAATTTTTCCCAACCGGTTTTAATGGTACTCCAGCATCCCGCCACTTCAGGCGAAGATGCTCCAAATCAGATGAAAGAGACTATGGAAGCGATACTGGAAACGGGCTGTCAGACAATGGTTATTTATCCGAATTCCGACGCGGGCGGCAGAAAAATGATAAAAGTAATTGAGAATTATCGAAAATATCCGTTCATTAAAATTTTTAAAAATCTTGACCGCAAAGATTTTTTAAGCCTTATGAAGTTCTCCAGAGTTCTTATCGGCAACTCAAGTTCCGGGATTATTGAAGCACCGTTGTTTCATTTGCCGGTGATTAATCTTGGAGAAAGGCAGGAAGGCCGGGAACGGTCGGAGAACATCATTGATACTGTCTGTAAAAAAAATGAGATAATCAAAGCAATTAAAACAGTTCTTTCCGATAAGGCTTTTTTAAAAAAAATTAAAAGATGCGGCAGTCCTTACGGTAACGGTTTCGCCGGGGTGAAAATCGCCCAAGTTCTGGCGCATATCCCGATCAATCAAGCCTTATTGCAAAAGAAAATAATTTACTGA
- a CDS encoding acyltransferase, with amino-acid sequence MTQPSINRIESLDWLRGLMAISIMLYHYVSWEFAVVPIGTVLGKLGIYAVSIFFILSGLSLALVYGDYIKGVKSSIFFLVRRVFRIWPVLWIAVAIFVVASVYNQKPIDFYTIVLNLTTLFGFIDPSRYISDGAWSIGNEMVYYAMTPVVILLYNRKLLYGNIFFIFAIIVGLFFSFSQINSQSTLVNEWNNYINPFNNLFLFISGIALYYNLKGLIIKKEINFIFLSMVVLLFVFVDVRGDAIAITTGINRIFFSAFSIAAVLLFWKSDFDLPKPVKKPWTNICLAAYPIYLLHPFILEITKIATGKIMPVDPFFIISFSVAVTILVSIIIYKFIEKPFIRLGKKLTLGEDIASNQPVCRALIIVK; translated from the coding sequence ATGACTCAACCATCAATCAACAGAATTGAGAGTTTGGACTGGTTGCGCGGTTTAATGGCGATTTCGATCATGTTGTATCATTATGTGTCGTGGGAATTCGCGGTGGTGCCGATTGGCACTGTTTTGGGAAAACTTGGCATATATGCGGTTTCAATTTTTTTTATTTTGTCCGGTTTAAGCTTGGCGCTTGTTTACGGTGATTACATAAAAGGCGTTAAATCGTCAATCTTTTTTCTTGTTCGCCGCGTTTTTCGCATCTGGCCGGTATTGTGGATTGCGGTTGCCATTTTTGTTGTCGCTTCCGTTTATAATCAAAAACCGATTGATTTTTACACTATCGTACTGAATCTCACGACACTTTTTGGATTTATTGACCCTAGCCGCTATATATCCGATGGGGCGTGGTCGATTGGGAACGAAATGGTATATTACGCGATGACGCCCGTTGTTATTTTGCTCTACAATAGAAAGCTCCTATACGGAAATATTTTCTTCATTTTTGCTATTATTGTCGGGCTATTTTTTTCTTTTTCCCAGATCAATAGCCAATCAACCCTCGTAAACGAATGGAATAATTATATTAATCCTTTCAATAATCTCTTCCTATTCATTTCCGGAATTGCGCTTTATTATAATCTTAAAGGGTTGATAATAAAGAAAGAAATCAACTTTATATTTTTGTCTATGGTTGTCTTGCTGTTTGTTTTTGTTGATGTGAGGGGTGACGCAATCGCGATAACAACAGGGATTAACAGAATATTTTTTTCCGCTTTTTCAATCGCCGCCGTGCTTCTTTTTTGGAAAAGCGATTTTGATTTGCCGAAACCGGTTAAAAAGCCGTGGACTAACATATGCCTGGCGGCGTATCCGATTTATTTATTGCATCCATTTATTTTGGAAATTACCAAGATTGCTACTGGTAAAATTATGCCGGTGGACCCATTTTTTATTATTTCATTTTCCGTTGCGGTTACAATTCTGGTCTCGATAATCATATATAAATTTATTGAAAAGCCATTTATAAGGCTAGGCAAGAAACTGACTCTCGGCGAGGATATCGCTTCTAACCAGCCGGTTTGCCGAGCGTTAATTATTGTTAAATGA
- a CDS encoding N-acetylneuraminate synthase family protein, translating to MAVFKIGDKSIGEDCQCFIIAEAGVNHNGDILLAKKLVDAAKRAGVDAVKFQTFKAEEIVTPDAKQADYQLENIGKIESQYEMLKRLELSYEDFRELKAYCDRAGIIFMSTPHSCKADVDLAAELCPAIKVGSGDLTNKPILEYIASKGLPMIVATGMATMEETKEAVGWILPINRQLVILHCTTNYPTPLNEVNLRAIRTMQNELDIMVGYSDHTEKINISLAAVALGARVIEKHFTLDRNMFGPDHKASLEPDELKILVDGIRGVEGRMAQGESAENIILGLDIEAALGSGMKIPAPSEMETAKIARKSIIATRDIAAGEIIGEGMLAIKRPGTGIAPKFLQSIVGKKTVAPIAENELISRDKFAE from the coding sequence ATGGCTGTTTTCAAAATAGGCGATAAATCAATAGGCGAAGATTGTCAGTGTTTTATTATTGCCGAGGCGGGGGTGAACCATAATGGCGATATTCTTTTGGCAAAAAAGCTTGTTGACGCGGCAAAGCGGGCCGGGGTTGACGCGGTGAAATTCCAGACTTTCAAAGCCGAAGAAATCGTGACGCCAGACGCAAAACAGGCGGATTACCAGTTAGAGAATATTGGTAAGATTGAATCGCAGTATGAAATGCTTAAGCGGCTGGAATTATCCTATGAAGATTTCCGCGAATTGAAAGCCTATTGCGACCGTGCCGGTATTATTTTCATGTCCACGCCGCATTCGTGCAAGGCCGATGTTGATTTGGCGGCCGAGTTGTGCCCGGCAATCAAAGTGGGCAGCGGCGACTTGACCAACAAGCCGATACTGGAGTATATAGCATCAAAAGGCTTGCCAATGATCGTTGCCACGGGCATGGCGACTATGGAGGAAACCAAAGAAGCGGTTGGCTGGATTCTGCCAATCAATCGACAATTGGTTATCTTGCATTGCACGACCAATTACCCTACGCCTCTTAACGAAGTTAATCTGCGGGCGATACGGACAATGCAAAACGAGCTTGACATTATGGTGGGCTATTCCGACCACACCGAAAAGATTAACATTTCTCTGGCGGCGGTTGCCTTGGGTGCGCGCGTGATTGAAAAACATTTCACGCTAGACCGTAACATGTTCGGACCGGACCACAAAGCATCTTTGGAACCGGATGAATTGAAGATATTGGTTGATGGCATTCGGGGAGTAGAGGGGCGGATGGCTCAAGGGGAATCAGCGGAAAATATCATTCTCGGATTGGATATTGAGGCGGCATTGGGAAGCGGGATGAAAATTCCCGCTCCAAGCGAAATGGAAACCGCTAAAATTGCCCGGAAAAGCATTATCGCGACCCGCGATATCGCGGCGGGCGAAATCATCGGTGAGGGAATGTTGGCAATCAAGAGGCCGGGTACGGGAATCGCGCCGAAATTTTTGCAAAGCATTGTCGGCAAAAAAACAGTTGCGCCGATTGCCGAGAACGAATTGATTTCGCGGGATAAATTCGCCGAATAG
- a CDS encoding aminotransferase class III-fold pyridoxal phosphate-dependent enzyme, translating to MKKEIKIKKGTALWNEAKKIIPGGNQLLSKRSEMFLPDQWPSYFKKAKGIEVWDLDGNKLIDMSHMGVGTCALGYADSDVNRAVKKAIDEGSMCTLNSPEEVELAKLLLKLHPWAEMVRYARTGGEALAVAVRIARAHTGKDTIAFCGYHGWHDWYLSANLAGSKNLDGQLMPGLMPLGVPRALKGTILPFNYNKIEELEKIVRENDIGVIVMEPQREHEPQVGFLEEIRRIATQKGIVLIFDEITSGFRMNVGGIHMLAKVYPDIAVLGKAMGNGYPMATIIGTKKVMDAAQNTFISSTYWTERIGPVAALATIRKMQKYKVPKHLCMIGKRITAGWQKSAKKHGLAVKTFNIPSLATFSFDYGENNQAMHTLFTQEMLKRGYLASKSVYATYSHKPKDVDAYLVNVDEVFALIKKAVDQNKVNKLLKGPVAHQGFKRLT from the coding sequence ATGAAAAAAGAAATAAAAATAAAAAAGGGAACCGCTTTATGGAATGAAGCCAAAAAAATCATCCCGGGAGGAAATCAGCTGCTTTCGAAAAGATCGGAAATGTTTTTGCCCGACCAATGGCCTTCTTATTTCAAAAAAGCCAAGGGCATAGAAGTTTGGGATTTGGACGGAAATAAGCTTATCGATATGTCGCATATGGGCGTCGGGACCTGCGCGCTTGGTTACGCGGACAGCGATGTGAACCGGGCCGTGAAAAAAGCGATTGATGAAGGCTCGATGTGCACCCTGAATTCGCCCGAAGAGGTTGAGTTGGCCAAATTGCTGTTGAAACTCCATCCTTGGGCGGAGATGGTACGATATGCGCGGACGGGCGGAGAAGCGCTGGCGGTGGCAGTGCGGATAGCCCGCGCCCACACCGGCAAGGATACCATCGCTTTTTGCGGTTATCACGGATGGCATGATTGGTATCTTTCCGCGAACTTGGCCGGTAGCAAGAATTTGGATGGCCAGCTTATGCCTGGGCTTATGCCTCTCGGAGTTCCGCGGGCTTTAAAGGGCACAATACTGCCGTTTAATTACAACAAGATAGAAGAATTGGAAAAAATAGTCCGGGAAAACGACATCGGCGTGATCGTGATGGAGCCGCAAAGAGAGCACGAACCGCAAGTCGGTTTTCTGGAGGAGATCCGGCGGATAGCGACGCAAAAGGGAATTGTTTTGATTTTCGATGAAATAACTTCGGGGTTCAGGATGAATGTCGGAGGAATTCATATGCTCGCCAAAGTTTATCCGGATATCGCGGTGCTCGGAAAGGCGATGGGCAACGGATATCCGATGGCGACTATAATCGGAACTAAAAAAGTTATGGACGCGGCGCAAAACACTTTCATTTCCAGCACTTACTGGACCGAGAGGATCGGGCCGGTTGCCGCGCTGGCCACGATCAGGAAGATGCAAAAATACAAAGTTCCCAAGCATTTGTGCATGATCGGCAAGCGGATAACTGCCGGTTGGCAGAAATCGGCCAAAAAACACGGTTTGGCCGTTAAAACATTCAACATTCCTTCGTTGGCAACTTTTTCTTTTGATTACGGAGAGAACAATCAAGCGATGCACACTCTGTTCACGCAAGAAATGCTGAAAAGGGGGTATCTTGCGTCCAAAAGCGTTTACGCGACTTATAGTCATAAGCCAAAAGATGTGGACGCGTACCTTGTTAATGTCGATGAGGTTTTCGCTTTGATTAAAAAAGCCGTCGACCAAAACAAAGTGAATAAATTATTGAAAGGGCCAGTTGCCCACCAAGGATTTAAAAGATTAACTTAA